From one Triticum aestivum cultivar Chinese Spring chromosome 4B, IWGSC CS RefSeq v2.1, whole genome shotgun sequence genomic stretch:
- the LOC123092253 gene encoding NAC domain-containing protein 92 codes for MSEASVVNQAEVEDAAAAAAAGLDLPPGFRFHPTDEEIISHYLTPKALDHRFCSGVIGEVDLNKCEPWHLPGKAKMGEKEWYFFCHKDRKYPTGTRTNRATESGYWKATGKDKEIFRGRGILVGMKKTLVFYLGRAPRGEKTGWVMHEFRLEGKLTHPLPRSAKDEWAVSKVFNKELTATNGAMAAAEAGIERVSSLGFITDFLDSGELPPLMDPPLGGDVDEVIDFKSTSAYATGAHSGLQVKMEQHMPPHMMYSSPYFSLPAANSGDMSPAIRRYCKAEQVSGQTSALSPSRETGLSTDPNAAGCAEISSAATPSSQNQEFLDQFDEYPALNLADIWKY; via the exons ATGTCTGAGGCGTCGGTGGTAAACCAGGCGGAGgtggaggacgcggcggcggcggcggcggccgggctggACCTGCCGCCGGGGTTCCGGTTCCACCCCACGGACGAGGAGATCATCTCGCACTACCTCACCCCCAAGGCGCtcgaccaccgcttctgctccggCGTCATCGGCGAGGTCGACCTCAACAAGTGCGAGCCATGGCATCTCCCAG GCAAGGCCAAGATGGGCGAGAAGGAGTGGTACTTCTTTTGCCACAAAGACCGCAAGTACCCGACGGGGACGAGGACGAACCGCGCCACCGAAAGCGGCTACTGGAAGGCCACCGGCAAGGACAAGGAGATCTTCCGGGGGAGGGGCATCCTCGTCGGAATGAAGAAGACGCTCGTCTTCTACCTAGGCCGCGCCCCCCGCGGCGAGAAGACCGGCTGGGTCATGCACGAGTTCCGCCTCGAGGGCAAGCTCACTCACCCGCTCCCGCGCTCCGCCAAG GACGAGTGGGCCGTGTCCAAGGTGTTCAACAAAGAGCTCACGGCCACCAACGGGGCAATGGCAGCGGCGGAGGCCGGGATCGAGCGAGTCAGCTCCTTGGGCTTCATCACTGACTTCCTTGACTCTGGGGAGCTGCCGCCCCTCATGGACCCTCCCTTgggcggcgacgtcgacgaagTCATCGATTTCAAGTCCACCTCTGCCTACGCCACCGGTGCCCATTCCGGACTCCAGGTTAAGATGGAACAGCACATGCCGCCGCACATGATGTACTCGAGCCCCTACTTCTCCCTGCCGGCCGCCAACTCCGGCGACATGTCGCCGGCGATCCGGAGGTACTGCAAGGCGGAGCAGGTCTCGGGGCAGACGTCTGCGCTCAGCCCGTCCCGCGAGACCGGGCTGAGCACCGACCCCAACGCCGCCGGTTGCGCGGAGATCTCATCGGCGGCGACACCGTCGTCTCAGAATCAAGAGTTCCTTGACCAATTCGACGAGTACCCCGCCCTGAACCTCGCCGACATTTGGAAGTACTGA